The Kineothrix sp. MB12-C1 genome includes a window with the following:
- a CDS encoding toll/interleukin-1 receptor domain-containing protein produces the protein MNPEVFISYNWNSKVIVDELESILIGTHFQVKRDIRDIGNWSSIKEFMDHIPENTNIVLIISSDYLKSLNCVYEGIISMKNCKSATSLFITSDAANIYSPNMKSNFLHFWLDNKTEYLSSDLEKFTLVKDNISDFINWITDSNNPKANDIFDFTDKFIEKNIVDTLTDSNYENLVDDLKFCDYIVISEFPEYPFLEKRYTYLKHKYLVADNGLTFVFYLKDETDSIKRILISNVQKIEKGNEGSDFSKYYFKCVDTKILLRQYEAETFGKKYSDDDLDPIERVRIIIHFNLCN, from the coding sequence ATGAACCCAGAAGTTTTTATATCTTATAATTGGAATAGTAAAGTTATTGTTGATGAGTTAGAATCTATTCTTATTGGTACTCATTTTCAAGTAAAACGTGATATTAGAGATATCGGTAACTGGTCCAGTATAAAAGAATTTATGGATCATATTCCAGAAAATACAAATATAGTATTAATAATTAGTTCTGATTACCTCAAATCACTAAATTGTGTATATGAGGGTATTATCTCAATGAAAAATTGCAAATCAGCAACTAGCCTTTTCATTACAAGTGATGCTGCCAATATCTACTCTCCTAATATGAAATCAAACTTTTTACACTTTTGGCTTGATAATAAAACAGAATATTTATCATCTGATTTAGAAAAATTCACATTGGTAAAAGATAACATTTCTGACTTTATTAACTGGATTACAGACTCAAACAATCCTAAAGCAAATGATATATTTGATTTTACAGATAAATTTATCGAAAAAAATATTGTTGATACTTTAACGGATTCTAATTACGAGAATCTAGTTGATGATTTAAAATTCTGTGACTATATTGTCATTTCCGAATTTCCAGAATATCCATTTTTAGAAAAAAGATATACCTACTTAAAACATAAATATTTGGTGGCTGATAATGGATTAACTTTCGTATTCTATCTTAAGGATGAAACTGATTCTATAAAAAGAATTCTAATTTCAAATGTTCAGAAAATTGAGAAAGGAAATGAAGGCAGCGATTTCTCAAAATACTATTTTAAATGTGTTGATACCAAAATTTTACTGCGACAATATGAAGCAGAAACATTTGGTAAAAAATATAGTGATGATGATTTAGATCCTATAGAACGTGTAAGAATTATAATTCATTTTAATCTTTGCAATTAA
- a CDS encoding winged helix-turn-helix domain-containing protein, with protein sequence MRKGVIGPTKTELCEATLKVLADENKEYTTKDINDQVAILLQLTEEYLKTEDESGIGTAYDYRMRWVRTELKKQGKIYNPKRGIWKKA encoded by the coding sequence ATGCGTAAAGGAGTTATTGGACCAACAAAAACCGAATTGTGTGAAGCAACATTAAAGGTTTTAGCAGATGAAAATAAAGAATATACAACCAAAGATATAAACGATCAAGTTGCGATATTATTACAGTTAACAGAAGAATATTTAAAAACTGAGGATGAGAGTGGAATCGGAACTGCATATGATTATCGGATGAGATGGGTTAGAACAGAATTAAAAAAACAAGGTAAGATCTATAATCCTAAAAGAGGAATATGGAAAAAAGCATAG
- the spoIIID gene encoding sporulation transcriptional regulator SpoIIID codes for MKDYIEERAIDIANYIIENNATVRQTAKQFGISKSTVHKDVTDRLRQINPTLAKEARKVLDINKSERHIRGGLATREKYLHQHELGIQ; via the coding sequence TTGAAGGATTATATCGAAGAGCGAGCAATCGATATCGCTAATTATATTATTGAGAACAATGCCACCGTAAGACAGACGGCGAAGCAGTTTGGGATTAGCAAATCTACAGTACATAAAGATGTTACGGATAGATTGAGACAAATTAATCCGACGCTGGCGAAAGAAGCTAGAAAAGTTCTTGATATCAATAAGTCTGAGCGCCATATCAGGGGTGGGCTTGCCACAAGAGAAAAGTATTTACATCAGCATGAATTGGGAATACAATGA
- a CDS encoding helix-turn-helix domain-containing protein: MEGAIYITAAEMAEMLGISKPYAYKLIKQMNEELDAKGFITIPGKVAIKYFEEKFYGVTVTA, from the coding sequence ATGGAAGGAGCAATTTATATTACAGCAGCTGAGATGGCAGAAATGCTTGGCATTTCAAAACCATATGCGTATAAGCTCATCAAACAGATGAATGAAGAGCTTGACGCAAAAGGTTTTATTACCATTCCTGGCAAAGTAGCAATTAAGTATTTTGAAGAGAAGTTTTACGGAGTAACAGTAACAGCGTAA
- the guaA gene encoding glutamine-hydrolyzing GMP synthase, translating to MEREMIIVLDFGGQYNQLIARRVRECNVYCEVHPHNIGLDKIKEINPKGIILTGGPNSVYAADSPVCEKEIFELGIPVLGICYGSQLMSHLLGGTVTTAPVSEYGKTEVDTDTSRALFKGVSPKTICWMSHTDYVEKAPEGFTVTAHTPVCPVAGMENVEKGLYAVQFHPEVMHTQEGMTMLKNFVSDICGCKGDWQMGPFVEENIRAIREKVGDGKVLCALSGGVDSSVAAVLLSKAIGKQLTCVFVDHGLLRKNEGDEVEAVFGPNGHYDLNFIRVNAQERFYNKLAGVTEPEAKRKIIGEEFIRVFEEEAKKIGAVDYLVQGTIYPDVIESGLGKSAVIKSHHNVGGLPDYVDFKEIIEPLRLLFKDEVRRAGLELGIPNHLVYRQPFPGPGLGIRIIGEVTAEKVAIVQEADAIYREEIAKAGIDQELGQYFAALTNMRSVGVMGDERTYDYAVALRAVNTSDFMTAEAAQIPWEVLGHVTRRIVNEVKGVNRVMYDCTGKPPATIEFE from the coding sequence ATGGAAAGAGAAATGATTATTGTACTGGATTTCGGCGGACAGTACAATCAGTTGATTGCCAGAAGAGTAAGAGAATGCAATGTATATTGTGAAGTTCATCCCCATAACATAGGGCTGGATAAGATTAAAGAAATCAATCCGAAAGGAATTATTTTAACAGGAGGACCAAACAGCGTATATGCGGCGGATTCACCGGTTTGTGAAAAAGAAATATTCGAACTGGGTATTCCTGTACTCGGAATTTGTTATGGTTCTCAACTTATGTCACATCTGCTCGGTGGTACGGTAACAACAGCACCGGTCAGTGAATATGGAAAAACAGAAGTAGATACAGATACGAGCAGAGCACTATTTAAAGGAGTTTCTCCCAAGACAATCTGCTGGATGAGCCATACAGACTATGTTGAAAAAGCGCCGGAAGGCTTCACAGTAACAGCACATACCCCTGTATGCCCGGTAGCAGGCATGGAGAATGTGGAAAAGGGATTATATGCGGTACAGTTCCATCCGGAAGTAATGCATACACAGGAAGGCATGACAATGCTTAAGAACTTTGTATCCGATATCTGCGGCTGCAAAGGCGATTGGCAGATGGGACCCTTCGTAGAAGAAAATATCAGAGCGATCAGAGAGAAGGTAGGAGATGGCAAGGTACTGTGCGCCCTTTCCGGTGGAGTAGATTCTTCCGTAGCAGCGGTTCTTCTATCGAAGGCAATCGGTAAACAGCTCACCTGTGTATTCGTAGATCATGGACTCCTTCGTAAAAACGAAGGCGATGAAGTAGAAGCAGTATTCGGTCCGAACGGTCATTATGACTTGAACTTCATCCGTGTCAATGCCCAGGAACGCTTCTATAACAAGCTGGCAGGAGTTACAGAGCCTGAAGCGAAGAGAAAGATTATCGGCGAAGAATTTATCCGTGTATTCGAGGAAGAAGCGAAGAAAATCGGCGCAGTCGATTACCTCGTACAGGGTACCATTTATCCCGATGTTATCGAAAGCGGCCTCGGCAAAAGTGCTGTAATCAAATCTCATCACAACGTAGGCGGGCTTCCCGACTATGTTGATTTTAAAGAAATTATTGAACCGCTCCGTCTCCTTTTCAAGGATGAAGTGAGAAGAGCGGGCTTAGAGCTTGGTATTCCTAACCATCTCGTATATAGACAACCCTTCCCCGGCCCCGGCCTCGGTATCCGTATTATCGGTGAAGTTACTGCAGAAAAGGTAGCCATCGTTCAGGAGGCGGATGCAATCTATAGGGAAGAAATCGCAAAAGCCGGTATCGACCAAGAACTCGGCCAATACTTTGCCGCTCTTACCAATATGCGCTCCGTAGGCGTTATGGGCGATGAGCGCACCTATGACTACGCAGTGGCACTCAGAGCAGTAAATACCTCCGACTTCATGACAGCCGAAGCCGCACAGATTCCATGGGAAGTGCTTGGACATGTCACAAGAAGGATTGTGAATGAAGTTAAGGGTGTGAATAGAGTTATGTATGACTGTACCGGGAAACCGCCGGCGACGATAGAATTCGAATAG
- a CDS encoding helix-turn-helix domain-containing protein: MTIGKKIKFVRKLRKMTQQELGVAVGLEEKGAANRIAQYECDYRVPQKDMLIDMAKAMDINPLNFVSEIPGSAEDIMQTFFWLDEDNRGAINLFSLIRSNKKEKATTKAVAQYDDNDDYWPDEPPVGMWFNYGLVDEFMREWMIRKQELAKKEITENAYLEWKLNWPDTCDDCGKFEAKKGWR; encoded by the coding sequence ATGACCATTGGTAAAAAAATAAAATTTGTACGAAAACTCAGAAAAATGACCCAGCAGGAACTTGGAGTTGCTGTTGGTTTAGAAGAAAAGGGAGCTGCAAATCGTATTGCACAATACGAATGCGATTACAGAGTCCCTCAAAAAGACATGCTTATAGATATGGCAAAGGCTATGGATATCAATCCCCTGAACTTTGTCAGTGAAATTCCAGGAAGCGCAGAAGATATTATGCAAACTTTCTTCTGGCTAGATGAAGATAACCGTGGTGCAATCAATCTTTTTTCTCTTATCCGTAGTAATAAAAAAGAAAAAGCCACCACAAAGGCGGTAGCCCAATATGATGACAATGACGATTACTGGCCAGATGAACCGCCAGTCGGTATGTGGTTTAATTATGGGTTGGTTGATGAATTCATGAGGGAATGGATGATTCGAAAGCAGGAGCTTGCAAAGAAAGAGATTACAGAAAATGCGTATTTGGAATGGAAACTGAACTGGCCAGATACATGTGATGATTGTGGGAAATTTGAAGCAAAGAAAGGATGGAGATAA
- a CDS encoding DNA cytosine methyltransferase, whose product MNKPKVVSLFSGAGGLDIGFKKAGFYTVFASDVWQIACDTLKKNRIAEEVVCDDVRNINFAKIKDTHGEIDCIIGGPPCPPYSQTRHYLVGKANGLDDEKAGFAVPEYFRAIDEIRPKVFLFENVDGFAFKTHTEAFDFLKEKSQKLGYKITYRVVNCANYGIPQTRKRFICVGVREDLKGEFNFPNETHSENAKVEGTLSWVTCGDVIGEFDSITEDEKLQRPGSKDYDLLVNIPPGDNYLYYTEKRGCKNPKFKWKSRYWTFLLKLSPNRPSWTLQASFSNNQGPFHWKNRFLRIEEVKRIQTFPDEYELVGDFKEQWRQIGNAVPSKMAEIIASEIREEYFNE is encoded by the coding sequence ATGAATAAACCAAAAGTTGTAAGCTTATTTTCGGGAGCTGGTGGGTTAGATATTGGATTTAAAAAAGCAGGATTTTACACAGTTTTTGCATCTGATGTTTGGCAAATTGCGTGTGACACATTAAAAAAAAATAGAATTGCAGAGGAAGTTGTATGTGATGATGTTAGAAATATAAATTTTGCAAAAATAAAAGATACGCACGGTGAGATAGATTGTATAATTGGTGGACCTCCATGTCCACCATATAGTCAAACGCGTCATTACTTAGTGGGAAAAGCAAATGGCTTGGATGATGAAAAGGCTGGATTTGCAGTGCCAGAATATTTTAGAGCAATAGATGAAATAAGACCTAAAGTGTTCTTATTTGAAAATGTGGATGGTTTTGCATTTAAAACACATACGGAAGCATTTGACTTCCTTAAAGAGAAAAGCCAAAAATTGGGATATAAGATAACATATAGAGTTGTTAATTGTGCTAACTATGGAATTCCGCAGACCAGAAAACGATTTATTTGTGTAGGAGTAAGAGAAGATCTAAAGGGTGAATTTAATTTTCCAAATGAAACCCATTCAGAAAACGCAAAGGTTGAAGGTACGTTGTCTTGGGTAACATGTGGGGATGTTATAGGTGAGTTTGATAGTATTACAGAAGATGAAAAATTACAGAGACCGGGATCAAAAGATTATGATCTACTTGTTAATATACCACCAGGAGATAATTATTTATATTATACAGAAAAAAGAGGCTGCAAAAATCCTAAGTTTAAATGGAAATCCAGATATTGGACCTTTTTACTGAAACTTAGTCCCAATAGACCTTCATGGACTTTACAAGCAAGTTTTTCAAATAATCAGGGACCATTTCATTGGAAAAACCGATTCTTGAGAATAGAAGAAGTAAAAAGAATTCAAACATTTCCAGATGAGTATGAATTAGTCGGAGATTTTAAAGAGCAATGGAGACAGATTGGAAATGCAGTTCCATCTAAAATGGCTGAAATAATTGCCAGCGAAATAAGGGAGGAGTACTTTAATGAGTGA
- a CDS encoding helix-turn-helix domain-containing protein has protein sequence MSEINEKWSSLEETAEYLGVTKDTIRSWIKKSAIPAHKVGRLWKFKFSEIDEWVKSGKSALQ, from the coding sequence ATGTCTGAAATCAATGAAAAATGGTCTAGCCTAGAAGAGACAGCAGAGTATCTGGGTGTAACAAAAGATACAATTAGAAGCTGGATAAAAAAATCGGCTATTCCTGCTCACAAAGTTGGCAGATTATGGAAATTTAAATTTTCTGAAATTGATGAGTGGGTTAAGAGTGGGAAAAGTGCATTACAGTAA
- a CDS encoding DNA cytosine methyltransferase: MENYMNSIYKLKSEYLRNITKTQLDEFLCDFEIDGKGNILIPYEHKGYTCNDKRHLFEDSGTHAISFFSGCGGLDIGTQLAGVKVLSSLDFYEDSVNTLRKNLFFNHILHTHEDITNVKGSDYLNIINKSNPEKLVLVGGPPCQPFSKAGYWVKNENRKANDDPRNMIGSYFRLISEIMPDGFVLENVESILHPSNTEAVDMIVNNTQQLGYNYTMLKINAADYGIPQKRKRVFFIASKKRINAVIHATHGDLKAIANDSSLLPYERVIDWIGKFDEPCYYKQDQVETSGKWEHELTCVPPGKNYIALSEKAGYPDPIFEAGKRYWSSLLKLHPLNPSWTIIASPGHWEGPFHWNNRRLSTRECAAIQTFPDDYVFSGSERSVRKQIGNAVPPLLAKKIIEELCRWI, translated from the coding sequence ATGGAGAACTATATGAATTCAATTTACAAATTAAAAAGTGAATATTTGAGAAACATTACAAAAACACAATTAGATGAATTTTTGTGTGATTTTGAAATTGACGGAAAAGGAAATATATTGATTCCGTATGAACATAAAGGGTATACCTGTAACGATAAACGGCATTTATTTGAAGATTCTGGAACTCATGCAATCAGTTTCTTTTCAGGATGTGGAGGATTGGACATAGGAACGCAGTTGGCCGGTGTAAAAGTATTATCAAGTCTTGATTTTTATGAAGACAGCGTCAATACATTAAGAAAAAATCTATTTTTTAATCATATTCTGCATACACATGAAGATATTACGAATGTAAAGGGTTCAGACTATTTAAATATCATAAATAAAAGCAATCCAGAAAAGTTAGTGCTTGTAGGTGGACCACCATGTCAACCATTTTCAAAAGCTGGTTATTGGGTGAAAAATGAGAATAGAAAAGCGAATGATGATCCTAGAAATATGATTGGATCATATTTTAGATTGATATCTGAAATAATGCCAGATGGCTTTGTTCTTGAAAATGTTGAAAGTATCTTACATCCTTCAAACACAGAAGCTGTAGACATGATTGTAAACAATACTCAGCAATTAGGATACAATTATACTATGCTAAAAATTAATGCTGCTGATTACGGCATACCACAAAAGAGAAAGCGTGTGTTTTTTATTGCCTCTAAGAAAAGGATTAATGCGGTTATACATGCAACACATGGTGATCTCAAAGCAATAGCTAATGATTCAAGTTTATTGCCATATGAGAGAGTGATAGATTGGATAGGAAAATTTGATGAACCTTGTTATTACAAACAAGATCAAGTAGAAACAAGTGGAAAATGGGAACACGAGCTTACTTGTGTACCACCAGGTAAAAATTATATAGCACTATCAGAAAAAGCTGGTTATCCAGATCCTATATTTGAGGCAGGAAAAAGATATTGGAGTTCACTGTTAAAACTTCATCCATTAAATCCTTCATGGACAATTATTGCTAGTCCAGGACATTGGGAAGGACCATTTCATTGGAACAATAGAAGATTGTCAACCAGAGAATGTGCAGCAATTCAAACATTTCCAGATGATTATGTTTTTTCTGGTAGTGAACGATCAGTGAGAAAACAGATAGGAAATGCAGTGCCACCATTATTGGCAAAGAAAATTATAGAAGAATTATGTAGGTGGATATAA
- a CDS encoding Arm DNA-binding domain-containing protein, which yields MAAYKDEERGTWYVSFHYYDWTGKNKRKLKRGFKTRREALEWEQHFRMKEEANLEMTFDDFVEAYTRDMKPKLKENTWNTKEAVINSKILPYFKDKKMKDINTVCNVTVTQIMNTNSFYSSFLSSTIHLMMEVAF from the coding sequence ATGGCAGCATATAAAGATGAGGAGCGAGGCACATGGTATGTCTCGTTCCATTATTATGACTGGACTGGCAAGAATAAGCGCAAATTGAAGCGTGGGTTCAAGACCAGAAGAGAAGCATTAGAGTGGGAACAGCATTTTCGTATGAAAGAAGAAGCTAATTTGGAAATGACTTTTGATGACTTTGTAGAAGCCTATACAAGAGATATGAAACCCAAATTAAAGGAAAATACTTGGAATACGAAAGAAGCGGTTATTAACAGTAAGATACTCCCTTATTTTAAGGACAAGAAAATGAAGGATATCAATACAGTGTGCAACGTGACTGTGACGCAAATCATGAATACGAATTCGTTTTACTCCAGCTTTCTTAGCTCCACGATCCATCTCATGATGGAGGTAGCTTTTTGA
- a CDS encoding MATE family efflux transporter, with protein sequence MLYSDKDLKKLILPLVLEQLLAILVGMIDMVMVSGVGEAAVSGVSLVDNINILVINISAAMATGGAVVAGHFLGQKNPENAGKAAWQLILCSSVVAAVISFFLVIWHKPVLHLVFGQVDADVMRNAITYLTITAVAIIPITIYNSCAALFRAMNQTKITMWISIMMNVVNVIINAILIYGMKMGVAGAAIATAIARTLAAVIILYMMFDPNKVINIKGKIIWKIDTQLIKRILYIGIPNGLENSLFQLGKILLLSLISTFGTFAIAANAVCNILAGFNVLPGMAINLALLSVAAVCVGAGDYDQARYYTRKMLKLAIVCTAVISSVLILFTPWILKIYNLSPETEILATKVIRYHAVMAVFLWMPSFTIPNTLRAAGDVVWTMVIAIGSMWTFRIITSYLLSAYTDLGLMSVWIAMTLDWVFRAICYGYRYRGHKWEHYVISEK encoded by the coding sequence ATGTTGTATTCAGATAAAGACTTAAAAAAATTAATTCTGCCTCTCGTGTTAGAGCAGCTTCTGGCAATTCTCGTAGGCATGATAGATATGGTTATGGTGTCAGGGGTAGGAGAGGCGGCAGTGTCCGGTGTGTCGTTGGTTGACAATATCAATATTCTTGTCATCAACATATCGGCGGCTATGGCTACCGGAGGTGCTGTAGTGGCCGGTCACTTTCTCGGACAGAAGAATCCTGAAAATGCAGGGAAGGCGGCGTGGCAGCTTATCTTATGTTCTTCCGTCGTTGCTGCGGTAATCTCGTTTTTCTTAGTGATATGGCATAAGCCGGTTCTGCATCTTGTCTTCGGACAAGTAGATGCGGATGTTATGAGAAATGCCATCACTTATCTGACGATAACGGCGGTAGCCATTATTCCCATTACGATCTATAATTCTTGCGCAGCCTTATTCCGGGCTATGAATCAAACAAAGATAACGATGTGGATTTCCATAATGATGAATGTGGTGAATGTAATTATAAACGCTATTTTAATCTATGGAATGAAGATGGGAGTTGCCGGTGCTGCAATTGCTACGGCCATAGCCAGGACTTTGGCTGCAGTTATCATCTTATATATGATGTTCGATCCTAATAAAGTGATTAATATCAAGGGCAAAATCATATGGAAGATAGATACTCAATTGATTAAAAGGATACTTTATATAGGAATTCCCAATGGTTTGGAAAACAGCCTGTTCCAGCTTGGTAAGATATTGCTTCTCAGTCTTATTTCCACCTTCGGAACCTTCGCCATAGCGGCAAATGCGGTATGTAACATACTGGCCGGTTTCAATGTCCTTCCCGGGATGGCAATCAATTTGGCTCTTTTATCAGTAGCAGCAGTCTGCGTGGGAGCGGGCGATTATGACCAGGCCAGATACTATACAAGAAAGATGCTGAAGCTTGCCATTGTCTGTACGGCAGTAATCTCTTCGGTACTCATTCTATTCACTCCATGGATTCTGAAAATCTACAATCTCAGTCCGGAAACGGAGATACTTGCCACGAAAGTAATTCGCTATCATGCCGTAATGGCTGTATTCTTATGGATGCCATCCTTTACGATCCCTAATACTCTGCGGGCAGCGGGAGATGTAGTCTGGACTATGGTAATCGCCATAGGTTCCATGTGGACCTTCCGCATTATCACATCGTACCTCTTAAGCGCCTATACTGATTTGGGCCTTATGAGTGTGTGGATTGCTATGACATTGGATTGGGTTTTCCGTGCAATTTGTTACGGTTATCGATACCGAGGGCATAAATGGGAACATTATGTAATAAGTGAAAAGTAG